In a genomic window of Equus przewalskii isolate Varuska chromosome 4, EquPr2, whole genome shotgun sequence:
- the MKRN1 gene encoding E3 ubiquitin-protein ligase makorin-1 isoform X2, whose product MHGVCKEGDNCRYSHDLSDSPYGVVCKYFQRGYCIYGDRCRYEHSKPLKQEEVTATDLTTKSSLAASSSLSSVVGPIVEMNMGEAESRNSNFATVGAGSEDWVNAIEFVPGQPYCGRTAPSCTEAPLQGSVTKEDSEKEQTAVETKKQLCPYAAVGECRYGENCVYLHGDSCDMCGLQVLHPMDAAQRSQHIKSCIEAHEKDMELSFAVQRSKDMVCGICMEVVYEKANPSERRFGILSNCNHTYCLKCIRKWRSAKQFESKIIKSCPECRITSNFVIPSEYWVEEKEEKQKLIQKYKEAMSNKACRYFDEGRGSCPFGGNCFYKHAYPDGRREEPQRQKVGTSSRYRAQRRNHFWELIEERENSNPFDNDEEEVVTFELGEMLLMLLAAGGDDDLTDSEDEWDLFHDELEDFYDLDL is encoded by the exons ATGCATGGGGTTTGTAAGGAAGGAGATAACTGTCGCTACTCGCATGACCTCTCTGACAGTCCGTATGGGGTAGTATGCAAGTATTTTCAGCGAGGGTACTGTATTTATGGAGACCGCTGCAG atatgaACATAGCAAGCCATTGAAACAGGAAGAAGTGACTGCTACAGATCTAACTACAAAATCGTCCCTTGCTGCTTCCTCAAGTCTCTCATCAGTAGTTGGACCGATTGTTGAAATGAATATGGGTGAAGCTGAGTCAAGAAATTCAAACTTTGCAACTGTAGGAGCAGGTTCAGAAGACTGGGTGAACGCCATTGAGTTTGTTCCTGGGCAGCCCTACTGTGGCCGGA CTGCCCCTTCCTGCACTGAAGCACCCCTGCAGGGCTCAGTGACCAAGGAAGACTCAGAGAAAGAGCAAACTGCAGTGGAGACAAAGAAGCAGCTTTGCCCCTATGCTGCAGTGGGAGAGTGCCGCTATGGGGAGAACTGTGTGTATCTCCATGGAGACTCATGTGATATGTGTGGGCTGCAGGTCCTCCATCCAATGGATGCTGCCCAGAGATCACAGCACATAAAA TCTTGCATTGAGGCCCATGAGAAGGACATGGAGCTCTCATTTGCTGTCCAGCGCAGTAAGGACATGGTGTGTGGGATCTGCATGGAGGTGGTCTATGAGAAAGCCAACCCCAGTGAGCGCCGCTTTGGGATTCTCTCCAACTGCAACCACACCTACTGTCTCAAGTGTATTCGCAAGTGGAGGAGTGCTAAGCAATTTGAGAGCAAGATCATAAA GTCCTGCCCAGAATGCCGGATCACATCTAACTTTGTCATTCCAAGTGAGTACtgggtggaggagaaagaagagaagcagaaactcATTCAGAAATACAAGGAGGCAATGAG CAACAAGGCATGCAGGTATTTTGATGAAGGACGTGGGAGCTGCCCATTTGGAGGGAACTGTTTTTACAAGCATGCGTACCCTGATGGCCGTAGAGAggagccacagagacagaaagtgggaaCATCAAGCAGATACCGG GCCCAACGAAGGAACCACTTCTGGGAGCTCattgaggaaagagagaacagcAACCCCTTTGACAACGACGAGGAAGAGGTTGTCACCTTTGAGCTGGGCGAgatgttgcttatgcttttggctGCAGGTGGGGACGACGACCTGACAGACTCTGAAGACGAGTGGGACTTGTTTCATGATGAGCTGGAAGATTTTTATGACTTGGATCTATAG
- the MKRN1 gene encoding E3 ubiquitin-protein ligase makorin-1 isoform X1, giving the protein MAEAAAPGTTATPSGAGAAAAAAAAASPTPIPAVTSPSPGAGGGGGGSDGSGGGWTKQVTCRYFMHGVCKEGDNCRYSHDLSDSPYGVVCKYFQRGYCIYGDRCRYEHSKPLKQEEVTATDLTTKSSLAASSSLSSVVGPIVEMNMGEAESRNSNFATVGAGSEDWVNAIEFVPGQPYCGRTAPSCTEAPLQGSVTKEDSEKEQTAVETKKQLCPYAAVGECRYGENCVYLHGDSCDMCGLQVLHPMDAAQRSQHIKSCIEAHEKDMELSFAVQRSKDMVCGICMEVVYEKANPSERRFGILSNCNHTYCLKCIRKWRSAKQFESKIIKSCPECRITSNFVIPSEYWVEEKEEKQKLIQKYKEAMSNKACRYFDEGRGSCPFGGNCFYKHAYPDGRREEPQRQKVGTSSRYRAQRRNHFWELIEERENSNPFDNDEEEVVTFELGEMLLMLLAAGGDDDLTDSEDEWDLFHDELEDFYDLDL; this is encoded by the exons ATGGCGGAGGCTGCAGCTCCCGGAACAACAGCCACACCATCAGGAGCAggagcggcagcggcggcggcggcggcggcctccCCCACCCCTATCCCCGCGGTCACCTCCCCGtccccgggggcggggggcgggggaggcggcaGCGACGGCAGCGGCGGCGGCTGGACTAAACAGGTCACCTGCAG GTATTTCATGCATGGGGTTTGTAAGGAAGGAGATAACTGTCGCTACTCGCATGACCTCTCTGACAGTCCGTATGGGGTAGTATGCAAGTATTTTCAGCGAGGGTACTGTATTTATGGAGACCGCTGCAG atatgaACATAGCAAGCCATTGAAACAGGAAGAAGTGACTGCTACAGATCTAACTACAAAATCGTCCCTTGCTGCTTCCTCAAGTCTCTCATCAGTAGTTGGACCGATTGTTGAAATGAATATGGGTGAAGCTGAGTCAAGAAATTCAAACTTTGCAACTGTAGGAGCAGGTTCAGAAGACTGGGTGAACGCCATTGAGTTTGTTCCTGGGCAGCCCTACTGTGGCCGGA CTGCCCCTTCCTGCACTGAAGCACCCCTGCAGGGCTCAGTGACCAAGGAAGACTCAGAGAAAGAGCAAACTGCAGTGGAGACAAAGAAGCAGCTTTGCCCCTATGCTGCAGTGGGAGAGTGCCGCTATGGGGAGAACTGTGTGTATCTCCATGGAGACTCATGTGATATGTGTGGGCTGCAGGTCCTCCATCCAATGGATGCTGCCCAGAGATCACAGCACATAAAA TCTTGCATTGAGGCCCATGAGAAGGACATGGAGCTCTCATTTGCTGTCCAGCGCAGTAAGGACATGGTGTGTGGGATCTGCATGGAGGTGGTCTATGAGAAAGCCAACCCCAGTGAGCGCCGCTTTGGGATTCTCTCCAACTGCAACCACACCTACTGTCTCAAGTGTATTCGCAAGTGGAGGAGTGCTAAGCAATTTGAGAGCAAGATCATAAA GTCCTGCCCAGAATGCCGGATCACATCTAACTTTGTCATTCCAAGTGAGTACtgggtggaggagaaagaagagaagcagaaactcATTCAGAAATACAAGGAGGCAATGAG CAACAAGGCATGCAGGTATTTTGATGAAGGACGTGGGAGCTGCCCATTTGGAGGGAACTGTTTTTACAAGCATGCGTACCCTGATGGCCGTAGAGAggagccacagagacagaaagtgggaaCATCAAGCAGATACCGG GCCCAACGAAGGAACCACTTCTGGGAGCTCattgaggaaagagagaacagcAACCCCTTTGACAACGACGAGGAAGAGGTTGTCACCTTTGAGCTGGGCGAgatgttgcttatgcttttggctGCAGGTGGGGACGACGACCTGACAGACTCTGAAGACGAGTGGGACTTGTTTCATGATGAGCTGGAAGATTTTTATGACTTGGATCTATAG
- the MKRN1 gene encoding E3 ubiquitin-protein ligase makorin-1 isoform X3, protein MHGVCKEGDNCRYSHDLSDSPYGVVCKYFQRGYCIYGDRCRYEHSKPLKQEEVTATDLTTKSSLAASSSLSSVVGPIVEMNMGEAESRNSNFATVGAGSEDWVNAIEFVPGQPYCGRTAPSCTEAPLQGSVTKEDSEKEQTAVETKKQLCPYAAVGECRYGENCVYLHGDSCDMCGLQVLHPMDAAQRSQHIKSCIEAHEKDMELSFAVQRSKDMVCGICMEVVYEKANPSERRFGILSNCNHTYCLKCIRKWRSAKQFESKIIK, encoded by the exons ATGCATGGGGTTTGTAAGGAAGGAGATAACTGTCGCTACTCGCATGACCTCTCTGACAGTCCGTATGGGGTAGTATGCAAGTATTTTCAGCGAGGGTACTGTATTTATGGAGACCGCTGCAG atatgaACATAGCAAGCCATTGAAACAGGAAGAAGTGACTGCTACAGATCTAACTACAAAATCGTCCCTTGCTGCTTCCTCAAGTCTCTCATCAGTAGTTGGACCGATTGTTGAAATGAATATGGGTGAAGCTGAGTCAAGAAATTCAAACTTTGCAACTGTAGGAGCAGGTTCAGAAGACTGGGTGAACGCCATTGAGTTTGTTCCTGGGCAGCCCTACTGTGGCCGGA CTGCCCCTTCCTGCACTGAAGCACCCCTGCAGGGCTCAGTGACCAAGGAAGACTCAGAGAAAGAGCAAACTGCAGTGGAGACAAAGAAGCAGCTTTGCCCCTATGCTGCAGTGGGAGAGTGCCGCTATGGGGAGAACTGTGTGTATCTCCATGGAGACTCATGTGATATGTGTGGGCTGCAGGTCCTCCATCCAATGGATGCTGCCCAGAGATCACAGCACATAAAA TCTTGCATTGAGGCCCATGAGAAGGACATGGAGCTCTCATTTGCTGTCCAGCGCAGTAAGGACATGGTGTGTGGGATCTGCATGGAGGTGGTCTATGAGAAAGCCAACCCCAGTGAGCGCCGCTTTGGGATTCTCTCCAACTGCAACCACACCTACTGTCTCAAGTGTATTCGCAAGTGGAGGAGTGCTAAGCAATTTGAGAGCAAGATCATAAAGTGA